A part of uncultured Treponema sp. genomic DNA contains:
- a CDS encoding type I phosphomannose isomerase catalytic subunit has product MKKLNAIKSEKIWGYENWIASTHKNGFQKDFFEMCGGDYPLLVKVIQADKTLSVQVHPDDEKAALYEHCRGKTECWYVLSAKEDTELVYGLNGVYSASELRKAIEANSLQDCLRYEKVKAGDFIYIPAGTVHAICGGLRLLEVQQSSDITYRLYDWGRGRECHVEKGIACIKDSSVRKIAPFPGAFSCPYFSLEEINVDGFYSSKIENASGKKNPHDIVLGFVIEGSGTVNGLPANAEDIFAFEPGESVEIKGCLKLMKISAK; this is encoded by the coding sequence ATGAAAAAACTGAACGCTATAAAGTCTGAAAAAATTTGGGGCTATGAAAACTGGATTGCTTCCACTCATAAAAATGGATTTCAAAAAGATTTCTTTGAGATGTGCGGCGGCGATTATCCTCTTTTGGTGAAAGTTATTCAAGCCGACAAGACTTTGAGCGTTCAGGTTCACCCTGATGATGAAAAAGCTGCTCTTTATGAGCATTGCCGTGGAAAAACTGAATGCTGGTATGTTCTTTCAGCAAAGGAAGATACAGAACTTGTCTACGGACTGAATGGAGTTTATAGCGCGAGCGAGCTTAGAAAGGCTATCGAGGCGAATTCTTTGCAGGATTGCCTGCGCTATGAAAAAGTTAAGGCAGGAGATTTTATTTATATTCCGGCCGGAACTGTCCATGCAATCTGCGGCGGCTTGCGTCTTTTGGAAGTTCAGCAGTCAAGCGATATTACTTACAGATTGTACGACTGGGGTCGCGGAAGAGAGTGCCATGTGGAAAAAGGAATTGCCTGCATAAAAGACAGCAGCGTAAGAAAAATTGCGCCTTTCCCTGGAGCTTTTTCTTGTCCGTATTTTTCTCTTGAGGAAATCAATGTTGATGGTTTTTATTCTTCAAAAATAGAAAATGCCAGCGGCAAAAAAAATCCCCATGATATAGTTCTTGGCTTTGTAATTGAAGGAAGCGGAACTGTAAACGGACTTCCTGCAAATGCTGAAGATATTTTTGCATTTGAGCCTGGAGAGTCCGTTGAAATAAAAGGCTGCTTAAAGCTTATGAAAATTTCTGCAAAGTAG
- a CDS encoding adenine phosphoribosyltransferase: protein MNKDFEVLDKVIGRVPDFPKKGVLFYDITGVLRHPEAFRYTIERMVELYKDKNIDAVAGIESRGFVFAAPFAQAMGIPLVLIRKKGKLPGKTYTCKYELEYGSAEIEVHTADISKGQNILLVDDLIATGGTLKAAANLIEQGGAKATDVFGVIGLPFLNYQKKLEGLNVTTLVNYQSE, encoded by the coding sequence ATGAATAAAGATTTTGAGGTTCTTGATAAAGTAATTGGCCGCGTGCCTGATTTTCCCAAAAAAGGCGTTTTGTTTTATGATATAACTGGAGTTCTTCGCCATCCAGAAGCATTCCGCTATACAATTGAGCGTATGGTGGAACTTTACAAGGATAAAAATATTGACGCTGTTGCTGGAATTGAGTCGCGCGGATTTGTATTTGCTGCTCCTTTTGCTCAGGCTATGGGAATTCCTCTTGTTTTGATTCGTAAAAAGGGAAAGCTTCCCGGAAAAACATATACTTGCAAATATGAACTTGAATACGGTTCTGCTGAAATTGAAGTCCACACTGCCGACATTTCAAAAGGTCAGAATATTCTTTTGGTTGACGACCTTATTGCAACCGGCGGAACTTTAAAGGCTGCTGCGAATTTGATAGAGCAGGGCGGAGCTAAGGCAACTGATGTCTTTGGTGTTATAGGGCTTCCTTTCTTGAATTACCAGAAAAAGCTTGAAGGTCTTAACGTTACAACTCTTGTAAATTATCAGTCTGAATAA
- the deoD gene encoding purine-nucleoside phosphorylase, with protein sequence MSTHINAKEGDIAEAVLLPGDPLRAKFIAENFLQDAKCYNEVRGMYGFTGLYNGKRVSVQGTGMGQPSLSIYVNELFQFYNVQKAVRVGTCGAVQKDIALRDVILAEGACSDSGLNTMRFNGLHFAPVADFELLTKAYSAAEKIGIKPNVGLCVSSDMFYDPKENWKLWAEYGVMGVEMEAAELYTLAAKFKRKALAVLTVSDHILLGGETSAEERQVTFTNMMKIALEAVTA encoded by the coding sequence ATGAGTACACATATTAATGCAAAAGAAGGAGACATTGCAGAGGCAGTTTTGCTTCCGGGTGATCCTCTTAGAGCTAAATTTATTGCTGAAAATTTCTTGCAGGATGCCAAGTGCTATAATGAAGTCCGCGGAATGTATGGATTTACAGGGCTTTATAATGGAAAAAGAGTTTCTGTTCAGGGAACTGGAATGGGGCAGCCTTCGCTTTCTATTTATGTAAATGAGCTTTTTCAGTTTTATAATGTGCAGAAAGCTGTGCGTGTTGGAACTTGCGGGGCTGTGCAAAAAGATATTGCGCTTAGGGATGTTATTCTTGCTGAAGGCGCGTGTTCAGATTCCGGGCTGAATACAATGAGGTTCAACGGACTTCATTTTGCTCCTGTTGCAGACTTTGAGCTTCTTACAAAGGCTTATTCTGCTGCTGAAAAAATCGGCATAAAACCGAATGTGGGGCTTTGTGTTTCAAGCGATATGTTTTACGATCCAAAGGAAAACTGGAAGCTTTGGGCAGAATATGGAGTCATGGGCGTAGAAATGGAAGCCGCGGAGCTTTATACGCTTGCTGCGAAATTCAAGAGAAAGGCATTGGCTGTTCTTACTGTTAGCGACCATATTCTTCTGGGCGGCGAAACTTCCGCAGAGGAACGTCAGGTTACTTTTACAAACATGATGAAAATTGCGCTAGAAGCTGTTACTGCATAG
- a CDS encoding homocysteine S-methyltransferase family protein, with protein sequence MSEFKNFLFNKIQKREPVFFDGGMGTMIQKISGLSYSIPEDLNFYNSEAIKEIHKKYILAGSNICTTNTFGANPIKLENASHSAQEFIEKGIALVKEAIAECKKQNENIICFTAWDSGQIGKLLEPNGPLTFDEAYNSYKAAAIAAEKSGADLAIIETMSDLYEVKAAVLAIKENTSLPVIATMTFQPNFRTLTGADVLTCVTYLESLHVDVLGFNCGGSLEEDIELANQFCKYSHIPILSQPNAGLPEVINGKDVFKVTPEEFTNAQEKILESGVSIFGGCCGTTPDHIKAMAEKLSEKKLKATKEKFQSFICSYNKTVQAGGTAGPVIIGERINPTGKKKCKEALQNNDMQFIIDEADSQINSGAHILDVNVGLPGINEKEMMLQAVKSIQKIFNTPLQLDSSENDVLEHALRYYNGKALVNSVNGKQEVMDKVFPLIKHYGGAVVALCIDEDGISPTAEGRVKVAEKIIQEAAKYEIPVRDIFIDTLTLTVSSEQKASLETVKAIRILKEKFGKEGIQFVLGVSNISFGLPRRDIINSRFFMLALEAGLSAAIINPASVPMMDTYRAYRALGCFDENCLDYIQTYTGTLDPTTEKARQKILSDAVNDGTISIQINGTPIASPKKEAEKKNLTETIDTEKNAEEKELIQIIEKGFKDKAADATAKLLKKNAPVKIIDNCIVPALDNVGKDFETGKKFLPQLLLSAETVGNSFLKIKETLAASGKEQEEKGTIAIATVFGDIHDIGKNIVKAMLENYGYKVIDLGKNVPAETVVKTVIENKIQLVGLSALMTTTVANMEETINQLHKALKENNLECKIVVGGAVLTPDYAKKIGADFYAKDAMETVSAAKEVFGK encoded by the coding sequence TTGAGCGAATTTAAAAATTTTCTATTTAATAAAATACAAAAACGCGAGCCTGTTTTCTTTGACGGCGGAATGGGAACAATGATTCAAAAAATTTCAGGGCTTTCCTACTCCATTCCAGAAGATTTGAATTTTTACAATTCAGAAGCAATAAAGGAAATTCACAAAAAATATATACTTGCCGGAAGCAACATTTGCACCACAAACACTTTCGGAGCAAATCCTATCAAACTTGAAAACGCTTCTCATTCAGCGCAAGAATTTATTGAAAAAGGAATTGCTCTAGTAAAAGAAGCAATCGCTGAATGCAAAAAACAAAACGAAAACATAATTTGCTTTACCGCATGGGATTCAGGCCAGATTGGAAAACTTCTTGAGCCAAACGGACCTCTTACATTTGACGAAGCATACAACTCATACAAGGCAGCTGCAATTGCCGCAGAAAAATCAGGCGCGGATCTTGCAATAATCGAAACGATGAGCGACCTTTATGAAGTAAAAGCCGCAGTCCTTGCAATCAAAGAAAATACAAGTCTTCCTGTTATAGCAACAATGACGTTTCAGCCTAATTTTAGAACCTTAACAGGCGCGGATGTTCTTACTTGCGTAACTTATCTTGAATCTCTGCACGTTGATGTTCTTGGTTTTAATTGCGGCGGAAGCCTTGAAGAAGACATTGAGCTTGCAAATCAATTCTGCAAATATTCACACATTCCAATTCTTTCCCAGCCAAACGCAGGACTCCCGGAAGTTATAAACGGAAAAGACGTATTCAAGGTAACTCCAGAAGAATTTACAAATGCGCAGGAAAAAATCCTTGAGTCTGGAGTTTCAATTTTTGGAGGCTGCTGCGGAACTACACCAGACCATATAAAAGCAATGGCAGAAAAACTTTCAGAAAAAAAACTGAAAGCAACCAAAGAAAAGTTTCAGTCATTTATCTGTTCCTACAACAAAACTGTTCAGGCAGGCGGAACGGCAGGACCTGTAATTATCGGCGAGCGCATAAATCCAACTGGAAAAAAGAAATGCAAGGAAGCGCTCCAGAACAACGATATGCAGTTCATCATTGACGAAGCAGACAGCCAGATAAATTCAGGTGCGCATATTCTTGATGTAAATGTTGGACTTCCTGGAATAAATGAAAAAGAAATGATGCTTCAAGCTGTAAAGTCAATTCAAAAAATATTCAATACGCCGTTGCAGCTTGACTCAAGCGAAAACGATGTTCTGGAACATGCATTGCGGTATTACAACGGAAAAGCTCTTGTAAACAGCGTCAACGGAAAGCAAGAAGTCATGGACAAAGTTTTTCCGCTAATAAAACATTACGGCGGAGCTGTTGTTGCGCTTTGCATAGATGAAGACGGAATTTCCCCGACTGCGGAAGGAAGAGTAAAAGTCGCTGAAAAAATAATTCAGGAAGCCGCCAAATACGAAATACCTGTAAGAGACATTTTTATTGACACGCTCACACTGACTGTAAGTTCAGAACAAAAGGCATCGCTTGAAACTGTAAAAGCAATCAGAATCTTAAAAGAAAAATTCGGAAAAGAAGGAATTCAGTTTGTTCTTGGAGTTTCCAACATTTCCTTTGGACTTCCAAGAAGAGATATTATAAACTCAAGATTTTTTATGCTTGCACTTGAAGCAGGGCTTAGCGCAGCAATTATAAACCCGGCAAGCGTTCCGATGATGGACACTTACAGAGCTTACAGAGCACTTGGATGCTTTGATGAAAACTGCCTTGACTACATTCAGACTTACACAGGAACCCTTGATCCTACAACTGAAAAAGCACGGCAGAAAATTCTTTCGGATGCAGTTAATGACGGAACAATTTCCATTCAGATAAACGGAACGCCAATCGCCTCTCCTAAAAAGGAAGCTGAAAAAAAAAATTTAACTGAAACAATCGACACAGAAAAAAACGCGGAAGAAAAGGAGCTTATACAGATAATTGAAAAAGGATTCAAGGACAAGGCGGCAGACGCAACAGCCAAGCTTCTTAAAAAAAACGCGCCTGTAAAAATAATCGATAACTGCATAGTTCCAGCCCTTGACAATGTAGGAAAGGACTTTGAAACTGGAAAGAAATTCCTTCCGCAGCTTTTGCTTAGCGCAGAAACCGTGGGAAATTCATTTCTTAAAATAAAAGAAACTCTTGCAGCTTCAGGAAAAGAGCAGGAAGAAAAAGGAACTATAGCAATTGCAACTGTCTTTGGCGACATTCATGATATTGGAAAGAACATCGTCAAAGCAATGCTTGAAAACTATGGATACAAAGTAATCGACTTAGGAAAAAATGTTCCGGCAGAAACAGTTGTAAAAACAGTTATAGAAAACAAAATCCAGCTTGTAGGTTTAAGCGCGCTAATGACTACAACGGTCGCTAATATGGAAGAAACAATAAACCAGCTCCATAAAGCGTTAAAAGAAAATAATTTGGAATGTAAAATTGTAGTAGGAGGCGCAGTTTTAACACCAGATTATGCAAAAAAAATCGGAGCTGACTTCTATGCAAAGGACGCAATGGAAACAGTATCAGCAGCAAAGGAAGTTTTTGGAAAATGA
- a CDS encoding DUF4160 domain-containing protein: protein MPVISMFYGIIIRMQSEHGGKHHVPHIHVICGDDESVFSLEGEQLEGKIPAAKKKLVEAWIEIHKEDLQANWRLLDEGEQFFKIDPLK from the coding sequence ATGCCTGTAATCTCAATGTTTTATGGAATTATAATCAGAATGCAAAGTGAGCATGGTGGAAAGCATCATGTTCCGCATATCCACGTCATTTGCGGTGATGATGAATCCGTGTTCTCACTGGAAGGAGAGCAACTCGAAGGGAAAATTCCAGCCGCAAAGAAAAAACTTGTTGAGGCATGGATTGAAATTCACAAGGAAGACTTGCAGGCAAACTGGCGGCTTCTTGACGAAGGCGAGCAGTTCTTCAAAATTGATCCGTTAAAATAG
- a CDS encoding DUF2442 domain-containing protein, translated as MLRPTVINVTPENDYKLNLRFDNGETRLFDVKPYIKGSWFGELKNLSYFKTVRPNGFNIEWANGQDICPDDLYFNSIKTAP; from the coding sequence ATGCTAAGACCAACAGTAATAAACGTAACTCCTGAAAATGACTATAAACTCAATTTAAGATTTGACAACGGAGAAACAAGGCTTTTTGATGTAAAACCGTACATTAAAGGATCCTGGTTCGGTGAACTGAAAAATCTTTCCTACTTTAAGACCGTGCGTCCAAACGGATTCAACATCGAATGGGCAAACGGACAGGACATCTGCCCCGACGATTTGTATTTTAATTCAATAAAGACCGCTCCATAA
- a CDS encoding DNA methyltransferase, protein MTQNEMQAAAKKFAAQWLGKGDEKQETQRFWIELLGEVLGIRNPASYIEFEKRVKLSHTNYIDAYIPETKVLIEQKGIKIDLKKAYEQSDGTLLTPYEQAKRYVNDMKASEKPRWIVVCNFAEFNVYDMENPQNPPEVIFLKDLEKDFYRLEFLINRKNENIRREEEISLAAGKLVGKMYDALIKEFIPQGENGELTADQARSLNILCVRLVFCFYTEDAGLFAIRTAFEDYLRSFNLQNVRLALINLFKALDTKIEERDKYDTSLNPFPYVNGGLFKDEKIEIPNFTQEIVDVLCNDCAAFNWSEISPTIFGAVFESTLNPETRRKGGMHYTSIENIHKVIDPLFMDSLNREFEEICGNKTLSKSQKEKLFAFQKKLGSLTFLDPACGSGNFLTETFLSLRRLENKIISLLNKGERVFGFDEFIHVKISQFFGIEINDFAVTVAKTALWIAESQMINETEKIMGQTIDFLPLTTNAFIVEGNALRMDWATLKPADGGEQPADGLFAGITTHVDGSAHYYDYIMGNPPFVGARMMAQGSGQKKEIEEIFGGIKDVQDLDYVTGWYKKAALLIQRTNTEAAFVSTNSICQGSQVPILWNVLLNNLHVKINFAYQTFKWKSESSDMAAVHCVIVGFSCFDRQQKLIFESDGKRVQAKNISPYLFEGGNSFVEARKETLCDVPKMNFGNQPRDGGNFVISEEEHAEILKKEPALEKYLHPYIGAEEFINNKKRWCLWLKGASPAELRKSRILSEKVSAVREFRLSSKAKTTNGYAKVPEQFAQITQPEGADFLIVPRVSSERRFYVPVGFLKSGNISSDAVQIVPYATLFHFGVITSNVHMAWMRAVCGRLKSDYRYSKELVYNTFPFVTPECQAAKPVEATAGHFGKFNARTASKEKPETPSGVPNPCDVLPHCTQAQADKIEKTAKQILDTREKYPDCSLADLYDETFMPADLRKAHKENDHAVLQAYGFPLNLSESEIVARLFGMYEKLTQNR, encoded by the coding sequence ATGACTCAGAATGAAATGCAGGCGGCGGCAAAAAAGTTCGCAGCTCAATGGCTCGGCAAGGGAGATGAGAAGCAGGAGACACAAAGATTCTGGATTGAGCTTCTAGGCGAAGTGCTCGGAATCAGAAATCCGGCCTCATATATTGAATTTGAAAAACGCGTGAAGCTCTCGCACACAAACTACATTGACGCGTATATTCCCGAAACGAAAGTTTTAATAGAACAAAAAGGCATAAAAATCGACCTGAAAAAAGCCTATGAGCAGTCGGACGGAACGCTTCTTACGCCTTACGAGCAGGCAAAACGCTACGTGAACGACATGAAGGCAAGCGAGAAGCCCCGCTGGATTGTTGTTTGCAACTTTGCGGAATTCAACGTGTACGACATGGAAAATCCGCAGAATCCGCCGGAAGTGATTTTCCTCAAAGATTTGGAAAAAGACTTCTACCGACTTGAATTCTTAATCAACAGAAAAAACGAGAACATAAGGCGCGAGGAGGAAATCAGCCTTGCCGCAGGAAAGCTTGTCGGAAAAATGTACGACGCGCTTATAAAAGAGTTCATTCCGCAAGGCGAGAACGGCGAATTGACGGCTGACCAGGCGCGCTCGCTCAACATTCTCTGCGTGCGTCTTGTGTTCTGCTTCTACACCGAGGACGCGGGACTTTTTGCAATACGCACCGCGTTCGAGGACTACCTGCGCTCGTTCAATCTACAGAATGTAAGGCTCGCGCTCATAAACCTTTTCAAGGCGCTGGACACAAAAATTGAAGAACGCGACAAATACGACACATCGCTGAATCCGTTTCCTTATGTGAACGGCGGGCTTTTCAAAGACGAGAAAATCGAGATTCCAAACTTCACACAGGAAATTGTTGACGTTCTCTGCAACGACTGCGCCGCATTCAACTGGAGCGAGATAAGCCCGACGATTTTCGGCGCGGTTTTTGAAAGCACATTGAACCCGGAAACGCGGCGCAAGGGCGGAATGCACTACACGAGCATTGAAAATATCCACAAGGTAATCGACCCGCTGTTTATGGACTCATTAAACAGGGAATTCGAGGAAATCTGCGGAAACAAGACGCTCTCAAAATCACAGAAGGAAAAGCTGTTCGCGTTCCAGAAAAAGCTCGGCTCGCTCACGTTCCTTGATCCGGCTTGCGGAAGCGGAAACTTTCTGACGGAGACATTTCTCTCTCTGCGTCGGCTTGAAAACAAAATAATCTCGCTTCTGAACAAAGGCGAGCGCGTGTTCGGATTCGACGAGTTCATCCACGTGAAAATCAGCCAGTTCTTCGGAATCGAGATAAACGACTTTGCCGTAACAGTCGCAAAGACCGCGCTATGGATTGCCGAAAGCCAGATGATTAACGAGACCGAAAAAATCATGGGGCAGACGATAGACTTTCTGCCGCTCACCACGAACGCATTCATCGTAGAGGGAAACGCGCTTAGAATGGACTGGGCGACGCTAAAGCCGGCAGACGGAGGCGAGCAGCCAGCCGACGGACTTTTCGCCGGAATCACGACGCATGTTGACGGAAGCGCGCACTATTACGACTACATCATGGGAAATCCGCCGTTCGTGGGAGCAAGAATGATGGCGCAGGGAAGTGGACAGAAAAAGGAGATAGAAGAAATCTTCGGCGGCATAAAGGACGTTCAGGATTTGGACTATGTTACAGGCTGGTACAAAAAAGCCGCGCTCCTGATTCAACGTACAAACACAGAAGCCGCGTTTGTCTCCACAAATTCAATCTGCCAAGGCTCGCAGGTGCCGATTCTCTGGAACGTGCTTTTGAACAATCTGCACGTAAAAATAAACTTCGCGTACCAGACGTTCAAATGGAAAAGCGAAAGCTCCGACATGGCGGCGGTTCACTGCGTGATTGTCGGATTCTCCTGCTTTGACCGTCAGCAGAAGCTCATATTCGAAAGCGACGGAAAACGCGTGCAGGCAAAAAACATCAGTCCGTATCTATTCGAGGGCGGAAATTCATTTGTAGAAGCCCGCAAGGAGACTCTCTGCGATGTTCCAAAGATGAATTTCGGAAACCAGCCGCGCGACGGCGGAAACTTTGTGATAAGCGAGGAAGAACACGCAGAAATTCTGAAAAAAGAGCCTGCGCTTGAAAAGTATCTTCATCCGTATATCGGCGCGGAGGAATTCATCAACAACAAGAAACGCTGGTGTCTGTGGCTAAAAGGCGCAAGCCCGGCGGAGCTCAGAAAAAGCAGGATTCTTTCGGAAAAAGTCTCGGCGGTGCGCGAGTTCAGGCTTTCATCCAAGGCAAAGACGACAAACGGATACGCCAAAGTGCCGGAACAGTTCGCGCAGATTACGCAGCCAGAAGGGGCGGATTTTCTGATAGTTCCGCGAGTCTCATCCGAAAGGCGCTTTTATGTTCCTGTAGGATTCTTGAAATCCGGCAATATTTCAAGCGATGCCGTGCAGATTGTGCCATACGCGACGCTCTTCCATTTCGGCGTTATCACAAGCAACGTCCACATGGCATGGATGCGCGCAGTCTGCGGCCGCCTAAAAAGCGATTACCGTTACTCAAAAGAGCTCGTCTATAACACGTTCCCGTTTGTAACGCCAGAATGTCAGGCGGCTAAGCCTGTCGAAGCCACCGCTGGTCATTTCGGCAAGTTCAATGCCCGAACCGCCAGCAAGGAAAAACCAGAAACACCGTCAGGCGTTCCGAATCCGTGTGATGTTCTTCCGCACTGCACGCAGGCTCAGGCAGACAAAATCGAAAAGACCGCAAAGCAAATTCTGGACACAAGAGAAAAATACCCGGACTGCTCGCTTGCCGACCTTTACGACGAAACCTTTATGCCAGCAGACCTCCGCAAAGCCCACAAGGAAAACGACCACGCTGTCCTTCAGGCGTACGGCTTTCCGCTGAACTTGAGCGAAAGTGAAATTGTGGCACGGCTGTTCGGGATGTACGAGAAATTGACGCAAAACCGGTAA
- a CDS encoding NFACT family protein — MSLNCNEINLILSELNLEGSFIQEIIQPGYDTVSFKIVGKAEPFNIVICTSPQSCRINKTNSKSPKNEKPLRFNEFLKSHVQGMRINSCKQLGLDRIVKFDVSTWKDRLFIYARLWSNATNIIVTDENGKILDCLYRRPAKCEITGGYFAPQEKIPTEEEKELSLQKFPIRTFDDNDFFKGKENLSFNEKINLYYTECAGKLSRENLLIQAEKWYNVKRSKMENALQHLIEKKSEFENAEKLKHIGDLILSFASQIKGSYLDCTDYNTGEQIHIRLNEKLSPQENAASYYEQYKKAVSGTESLEHDIELAKKAIVSLDEEYNRIISEKNTLKIEQLLRHDTKPKQQIQKKHPGLHYEIDGWTIIVGRNSFENDELLRHTVKGQDMWLHTRDYAGGYVFIKAQKNKTIPLEILLYAGNLAVYHSKARKNKQADLYYTQVKFLRRAKNGPKGLVIPTQEKNLFIKIDDEKLKRLDEIEKASAIL, encoded by the coding sequence ATGTCCTTAAACTGCAATGAAATAAATTTAATATTGAGCGAACTCAACCTTGAAGGCTCTTTTATACAAGAAATAATCCAACCGGGTTACGACACAGTTTCATTTAAAATTGTCGGAAAAGCAGAACCTTTCAATATTGTAATTTGCACATCGCCGCAGTCATGCAGAATAAACAAAACGAATTCAAAATCTCCAAAAAATGAAAAGCCTTTAAGATTCAATGAGTTTTTAAAATCGCACGTTCAAGGAATGAGAATCAACTCATGCAAACAGCTAGGACTTGACAGAATCGTAAAATTCGATGTTTCAACTTGGAAAGACAGACTTTTTATTTATGCCCGGCTTTGGTCAAATGCGACAAATATTATCGTAACAGATGAAAATGGAAAAATTCTTGACTGCTTGTACCGCAGGCCAGCAAAATGCGAAATCACAGGCGGATATTTTGCTCCGCAAGAAAAAATTCCAACTGAAGAAGAAAAAGAACTTTCACTTCAAAAATTTCCTATAAGAACATTTGACGATAATGATTTTTTTAAAGGCAAAGAAAATCTTTCGTTCAATGAAAAAATCAATCTATATTACACAGAATGCGCTGGAAAACTTTCAAGAGAAAATCTCCTTATTCAAGCTGAAAAATGGTACAATGTAAAAAGAAGCAAAATGGAAAATGCGCTTCAGCATCTTATAGAAAAGAAATCAGAATTTGAAAATGCAGAAAAACTAAAACACATAGGAGACTTAATTCTTTCGTTCGCAAGTCAAATAAAAGGCTCTTACTTGGATTGCACGGACTACAACACAGGCGAACAAATTCACATAAGACTGAACGAAAAACTAAGTCCGCAGGAAAATGCCGCGTCTTACTATGAGCAATATAAAAAAGCCGTATCTGGAACAGAGTCTCTTGAGCATGACATTGAGCTTGCAAAAAAAGCAATCGTTTCGCTAGACGAAGAATACAACCGGATAATTTCAGAAAAAAATACTTTAAAAATAGAACAGCTTCTTAGGCACGACACAAAACCCAAACAGCAGATTCAAAAAAAGCATCCGGGACTTCATTATGAAATTGATGGCTGGACAATAATTGTTGGAAGAAATTCTTTTGAAAATGACGAGCTTTTAAGGCACACTGTAAAAGGCCAAGATATGTGGCTTCACACAAGAGATTACGCCGGCGGATATGTTTTTATAAAAGCGCAAAAAAATAAAACCATTCCTCTTGAAATTCTTCTTTACGCAGGAAACCTTGCAGTCTATCATTCAAAAGCAAGAAAAAATAAACAGGCAGACCTATACTATACTCAGGTAAAGTTCTTGCGCCGGGCAAAAAACGGACCAAAAGGGCTTGTTATTCCGACGCAGGAAAAAAACTTGTTTATAAAAATCGATGATGAAAAATTAAAACGCCTTGATGAAATTGAAAAGGCAAGCGCAATTCTATAG
- the metF gene encoding methylenetetrahydrofolate reductase [NAD(P)H]: protein MTISKILEQKKTLLSFEVFPPKQQANFENTVNAAKELCNLNPDFISVTYGAGGTTRENTVEIASKILSFGTPALAHLTCVGNTIDEAKNIISQMKKNGIENVLALRGDIPQGMTNPLTKELEHANVLAKILKDEGFCVGGACYPEGHPESHNRQEDIDNLKYKIDAGVDFLTTQMFFDNNMLYSYLYQIQSKGIHVPVFAGIMPITNSNQVSKMVKLSSAYIPAKLLSICDRFSENPEAMRQAGIAYATDQIIDLISNGVRGIHIYTMNKPSVAQEIYKNVDKIISAMNS, encoded by the coding sequence ATGACAATATCTAAAATTCTTGAACAAAAAAAGACGCTTCTATCATTTGAAGTTTTTCCGCCAAAGCAGCAGGCAAATTTTGAAAATACAGTTAACGCGGCAAAGGAGCTTTGCAATCTGAATCCTGATTTTATAAGCGTAACTTATGGAGCCGGAGGAACAACCAGAGAAAACACAGTTGAAATAGCCTCCAAGATTTTATCATTTGGAACACCAGCACTTGCGCACCTTACTTGCGTTGGAAATACAATTGACGAAGCTAAAAATATAATTTCTCAAATGAAGAAAAATGGAATTGAAAATGTCCTTGCATTGCGCGGAGATATTCCGCAGGGAATGACAAATCCGCTGACCAAAGAACTTGAGCACGCAAATGTTCTTGCAAAGATTTTAAAGGACGAAGGCTTTTGCGTTGGAGGAGCTTGCTATCCAGAAGGACACCCGGAAAGCCATAACAGGCAAGAAGATATAGACAACCTAAAATATAAAATAGATGCAGGCGTTGACTTTCTTACAACACAAATGTTTTTTGACAACAATATGCTCTACAGCTATCTCTACCAAATCCAGTCAAAAGGAATTCATGTTCCAGTTTTTGCAGGAATTATGCCGATTACAAACAGCAATCAAGTTTCAAAAATGGTAAAACTTTCATCTGCGTATATTCCGGCAAAACTCCTTTCAATTTGCGACCGCTTTTCTGAAAATCCAGAGGCAATGCGCCAGGCAGGAATCGCTTACGCAACAGACCAGATTATAGACCTTATTTCAAACGGAGTAAGAGGCATTCATATTTACACAATGAACAAGCCTTCTGTTGCCCAAGAAATTTACAAAAACGTTGATAAAATTATTTCCGCAATGAACAGCTAG